The following are encoded together in the Kribbella voronezhensis genome:
- a CDS encoding helix-turn-helix transcriptional regulator, with translation MHDDLSPTSRALLLLELIQNSPGIGASRLAERLGVSERAIGRYVGIVREAGVPIESTRGPYGGYRVGRGARVPPLMFTTTEALALVMAALDGHHNAADPADPVGSALGKIMRVLPESVASPVDAVRRISAGRGQDPPTPEPETTATLVQACTSNRSLRLVYRVNSGAEHPMEVDPWAVVVRHGRWYLLCWSHAKDARRALRIDRIRSVELLDGTFTPPADLNPKQALEEQLSEGWKYRVEVVIDAAFDDVAPCIPRALGRLEAITPTTTRLTGSTENPGWYVGQLTEIYAPFRFVDSPEVQAAAERLGRRLLESVQPATEVNGSAGSEG, from the coding sequence GTGCACGACGACCTGAGTCCGACCTCGCGGGCGCTGCTGCTGCTCGAGCTGATCCAGAACAGCCCGGGCATCGGCGCGTCCCGGCTGGCCGAGCGGCTCGGGGTGTCCGAGCGGGCGATCGGCCGGTACGTCGGGATCGTGCGCGAGGCCGGCGTACCGATCGAGTCGACTCGCGGCCCGTACGGCGGTTACCGCGTCGGCCGGGGCGCCCGGGTTCCGCCGCTGATGTTCACCACGACCGAGGCGCTCGCGCTGGTGATGGCGGCGCTCGACGGCCACCACAACGCGGCCGACCCGGCCGATCCGGTCGGCAGCGCGCTCGGCAAGATCATGCGCGTCCTGCCCGAATCGGTCGCCAGCCCGGTCGACGCCGTACGCCGAATCAGCGCCGGGCGCGGCCAGGATCCGCCGACGCCCGAACCGGAGACCACGGCAACGCTGGTTCAGGCCTGTACGTCGAACCGTTCGCTGCGGCTGGTCTATCGCGTGAACTCCGGCGCGGAGCATCCGATGGAGGTCGATCCCTGGGCTGTCGTCGTCCGGCACGGCCGCTGGTATCTGCTCTGCTGGTCGCACGCCAAGGACGCGCGCAGGGCCCTGCGGATCGACCGGATCCGATCGGTCGAGCTCCTCGACGGGACCTTCACCCCACCGGCTGACCTCAATCCGAAGCAGGCGCTCGAGGAGCAACTGTCGGAAGGGTGGAAGTACCGGGTCGAGGTCGTCATCGATGCTGCCTTCGACGACGTGGCGCCGTGCATCCCGCGCGCGCTCGGCCGGCTGGAGGCGATCACGCCGACCACGACCAGGCTGACCGGCAGCACCGAGAACCCGGGCTGGTACGTCGGTCAGCTGACCGAGATCTATGCGCCCTTCCGGTTCGTCGATTCTCCCGAGGTGCAAGCCGCCGCCGAGAGGCTCGGCCGTCGGCTGCTCGAGTCCGTGCAGCCGGCAACGGAGGTCAACGGTTCAGCAGGGAGCGAAGGGTAG
- a CDS encoding alpha/beta fold hydrolase: MKISGFDYQRLEGAEGVTLEVAVGGTGTPIVLLHGFPQTHLMWRDVARGLAADHTVICPDLRGYGASDKPADGNYSKRLMAADIVAVARALGHERFALAGHDRGALVAFRAGLDHPDTITHLACLDVLPTLDMWDSLHGVNAAVAFHLYLMALPAGLPEELIAGSPDAFFGYFLDLWGKSPFPADVRAEYLRACRNAIPSIVADYRATAGIDIRHDQEDLAAGNQLQMPVTVVQQDWGAQLGFDAAALWRAWAPKLEHLTVDHGHFMAEEAPTEIAATLRSLLNR; this comes from the coding sequence ATGAAGATCAGTGGTTTCGACTACCAGCGGTTGGAGGGTGCGGAAGGCGTCACCCTCGAAGTGGCAGTCGGAGGCACCGGTACGCCGATCGTGCTGCTCCACGGCTTCCCCCAGACCCATCTGATGTGGCGGGACGTGGCTCGCGGCCTGGCCGCGGACCACACGGTCATCTGCCCGGACCTGCGCGGGTACGGCGCCAGTGACAAGCCCGCTGACGGCAACTACTCGAAGCGGCTGATGGCGGCCGACATCGTCGCAGTCGCCAGGGCACTGGGGCACGAGCGGTTCGCGCTGGCCGGTCACGACCGCGGCGCACTGGTGGCCTTCCGTGCCGGCCTGGATCACCCCGACACGATCACGCACCTCGCCTGCCTCGACGTCCTGCCGACGCTCGACATGTGGGACTCACTGCACGGAGTGAACGCGGCAGTGGCGTTCCACCTTTATCTGATGGCGTTGCCGGCCGGCCTGCCGGAGGAGTTGATCGCGGGCAGCCCGGACGCCTTCTTCGGCTACTTCCTCGATCTGTGGGGGAAGAGCCCGTTCCCGGCCGACGTACGGGCCGAGTATCTGCGGGCCTGCCGGAACGCGATCCCGTCGATCGTCGCCGACTACCGCGCCACGGCCGGGATCGATATCCGGCACGACCAGGAAGACCTTGCCGCAGGCAACCAACTGCAGATGCCGGTGACGGTCGTGCAACAGGACTGGGGCGCTCAGCTCGGCTTCGACGCGGCCGCCTTGTGGCGGGCCTGGGCGCCGAAACTGGAACACCTGACGGTCGACCACGGTCACTTCATGGCCGAAGAGGCTCCGACCGAGATCGCCGCTACCCTTCGCTCCCTGCTGAACCGTTGA
- a CDS encoding AIM24 family protein: protein MRSELFAATNQEQESAQAGLRLQNSKLLKIELRGEVFARQGAMVAYQGNVQFEAQGSGGIGKFLKQKLTGEGIPLMKLRGQGDVFLADRAADIYLIDLEGPHDGLSINGANVLAFEPTLSWDIKMVQGAGMLSNSGLFNCNFTGQGRIAITCKGTPVVLTVDQPTYADPQAAVCWSTGLQTGYQRADSIGLGTLLGRSTGEAFTMSFAGHGFVVVQPSEEPPGGFVGGTGGGQQSGQDGVAGMLGGLLGGR, encoded by the coding sequence GTTCGCCGCGACCAACCAGGAGCAGGAGTCCGCTCAGGCCGGTCTGCGGTTGCAGAACTCGAAGTTGCTCAAGATCGAACTGCGCGGCGAGGTGTTCGCGCGCCAGGGGGCGATGGTCGCGTACCAGGGCAACGTGCAGTTCGAGGCCCAGGGCTCCGGCGGGATCGGCAAGTTCCTGAAGCAGAAGCTCACCGGTGAGGGCATTCCGCTGATGAAGCTGCGCGGGCAGGGCGACGTGTTCCTGGCCGACCGCGCCGCGGACATCTACCTGATCGATCTGGAGGGCCCGCACGACGGTCTGAGCATCAACGGCGCGAACGTGCTCGCCTTCGAGCCCACGCTCAGCTGGGACATCAAGATGGTCCAGGGCGCCGGCATGTTGTCGAACTCCGGCCTGTTCAACTGCAACTTCACCGGCCAGGGCCGGATCGCGATCACCTGCAAGGGCACGCCGGTCGTCCTCACCGTGGACCAGCCGACGTACGCCGACCCGCAGGCAGCCGTCTGCTGGTCGACCGGCCTGCAGACGGGTTACCAGCGCGCCGACTCGATCGGCCTGGGCACGCTGCTCGGCCGGTCCACCGGTGAGGCGTTCACGATGAGCTTCGCGGGTCACGGCTTCGTCGTCGTCCAGCCGTCCGAGGAGCCGCCGGGCGGTTTCGTCGGTGGCACCGGCGGCGGTCAGCAGTCGGGTCAGGACGGCGTCGCCGGAATGCTCGGGGGCCTGCTCGGCGGCCGCTGA